In Archangium violaceum, the following are encoded in one genomic region:
- a CDS encoding hybrid sensor histidine kinase/response regulator, translated as MSLKTRWLASMLGVVLAGTVITTLISSNISFYVAGRTSSAWLSATQKNVNASIHQQIFTRLEVQARLLAGQPVLVEAFSTERASELHSRMDALVKLPAGDFWAVVGGDGSVLATSLPDCHVEGAGERPPPGAAPARSFVMCGRVPAFAVTTALTASSGAQGWLVLGFLMGDGYADLFFLATGVEVMLLDREGLITSSFHDTSGKRVSPGLGAIPQEALWSAEPRIGKYVLEVPRYRGYFGVVPPHEPGDDSLPCYLLSLPLLPEQPGIPVRLVLTNARIVTEVGAVYSTVIMIAWGLLLLPLLGFVVWRLVTGFAQPISQLGKMAARVAEGDLECTVPVSRQDELGQLTRDFNDMVRKLRETQRRLMHTEKMAAVGQLAAGVGHEINNPLAYVTANLGFATEALSALPPDHLPPEVVLELREVSQVLDEAQDGARRVARIVRDLRTFAHDDKDEEKQVMEVRQVVEAALKFASNTLRYRARVTCDFQETARVEANEARLAQVFINLLVNAAQAIPEGHADENEIRVTTAMDEGGFVVVEVSDTGKGMGPEVLGHLFEPFFTTKPMGQGTGLGLSISRNIIEGLGGSLTVRSTPEKGSTFRVSLPPARQQPAESPPKPQASRAGRKSGCVLVVDDEPLVGASAKRILRSLCDVVVVTSSREALALVEAGRRFDLVLCDLMMPQMTGMELHAELSRRAPEVAARMLFLTGGAFTSDAQRFLSQRRWLQKPIDNEALRTCVSEWLR; from the coding sequence ATGTCTCTCAAGACACGGTGGCTCGCAAGCATGTTGGGGGTCGTGCTTGCTGGGACAGTCATCACCACGCTCATCAGCTCCAACATCAGCTTCTATGTGGCTGGGAGGACCTCCTCCGCGTGGTTGTCCGCCACCCAGAAGAACGTGAATGCCTCCATCCACCAGCAGATCTTCACGCGGCTCGAGGTGCAGGCCCGGCTCCTGGCCGGGCAGCCGGTGCTCGTGGAGGCCTTCTCGACGGAACGGGCCTCGGAGCTTCACTCCCGGATGGACGCGCTCGTGAAGCTTCCGGCGGGAGATTTCTGGGCCGTGGTGGGTGGGGACGGCTCGGTGCTCGCCACCAGTCTGCCCGACTGCCATGTGGAGGGAGCGGGAGAACGGCCGCCGCCCGGCGCCGCGCCAGCGCGGTCCTTCGTGATGTGCGGCCGAGTCCCGGCGTTCGCCGTCACGACCGCGTTGACGGCGTCATCCGGTGCGCAGGGCTGGCTCGTCCTGGGCTTCCTGATGGGGGATGGGTACGCGGATCTCTTCTTCCTGGCCACGGGGGTGGAGGTGATGCTGCTCGACCGGGAGGGGCTGATCACCAGCTCCTTCCATGACACCTCGGGCAAGCGCGTCTCTCCGGGCCTCGGAGCGATTCCCCAGGAAGCCTTGTGGAGTGCCGAGCCCCGCATCGGGAAGTACGTGCTCGAGGTTCCTCGCTACCGGGGCTACTTCGGCGTCGTGCCGCCGCACGAGCCAGGAGACGACTCCCTGCCGTGCTACCTGCTCTCGCTCCCCCTCCTCCCCGAGCAGCCGGGGATTCCGGTCAGGCTCGTGCTCACCAACGCCAGGATCGTCACGGAGGTTGGCGCCGTCTACAGCACGGTGATCATGATCGCCTGGGGCCTGCTGTTGCTGCCGCTCCTGGGGTTCGTGGTGTGGCGCCTGGTCACCGGCTTCGCGCAGCCCATCTCGCAGCTCGGGAAGATGGCGGCCCGGGTCGCGGAGGGCGACCTGGAGTGCACGGTCCCCGTGTCGCGCCAGGACGAGCTGGGCCAGCTCACCCGGGACTTCAATGACATGGTGCGCAAGCTGAGGGAGACCCAGCGCCGGCTCATGCATACGGAGAAGATGGCCGCCGTCGGCCAGCTCGCCGCGGGAGTGGGACATGAGATCAACAACCCGCTCGCCTACGTCACCGCCAACCTCGGCTTCGCGACGGAGGCGCTCTCGGCCCTACCGCCCGACCACCTGCCCCCCGAGGTGGTCCTGGAGCTGCGTGAGGTCTCCCAGGTCCTCGATGAAGCGCAGGACGGAGCCAGGCGGGTCGCCCGGATCGTCCGGGACCTGCGCACCTTCGCCCACGACGACAAGGACGAGGAGAAGCAGGTGATGGAGGTCCGCCAGGTCGTCGAGGCGGCGTTGAAGTTCGCGTCGAACACCCTGCGCTACCGGGCTCGCGTCACCTGTGACTTCCAGGAGACGGCCCGGGTGGAGGCCAACGAGGCCCGGCTGGCCCAGGTCTTCATCAACCTGCTCGTCAACGCGGCCCAGGCCATCCCCGAGGGGCATGCGGACGAGAACGAGATCCGCGTCACCACGGCCATGGATGAGGGCGGCTTCGTGGTGGTGGAGGTGAGCGACACGGGCAAGGGGATGGGGCCGGAAGTGCTCGGGCACCTCTTCGAGCCCTTCTTCACCACCAAGCCCATGGGCCAGGGCACGGGGCTGGGGTTGTCCATCTCCCGGAACATCATCGAGGGGCTTGGAGGAAGTCTCACGGTCCGGAGCACGCCAGAAAAGGGCAGTACCTTCCGTGTCTCCCTGCCCCCGGCCCGACAACAGCCTGCGGAGAGCCCGCCGAAGCCCCAGGCGTCTCGCGCCGGACGGAAGAGCGGCTGCGTCCTCGTGGTGGACGACGAGCCGCTCGTCGGAGCCTCGGCGAAGCGAATCCTGCGCTCCTTGTGTGACGTGGTCGTCGTCACCAGCTCCCGGGAGGCCCTCGCGCTGGTGGAGGCGGGGCGGCGGTTCGACCTCGTGCTGTGCGATCTGATGATGCCTCAGATGACGGGCATGGAGCTCCATGCGGAGCTCTCGCGCCGCGCCCCGGAGGTCGCCGCCAGGATGCTCTTCCTCACCGGCGGTGCCTTCACGTCGGACGCGCAGCGGTTCCTCTCGCAACGGCGGTGGCTCCAGAAGCCCATCGACAACGAGGCCCTTCGGACCTGTGTCTCCGAATGGCTGCGCTAG
- a CDS encoding RecQ family ATP-dependent DNA helicase: MRSASQVLHSVFGFPDFREGQEAVVSRLLESRSVLAVFPTGAGKSLCYQLPALMLEGVTLVISPLIALMKDQIDFLTRRGIPAARLDSTLGPEEIRQLYSDLRAGTLKLLYVAPERLANERFLQTLRRLRIAMLAVDEAHCISEWGHNFRPDYMKLASLARTLKVERVLALTATATPSVARDIAAAFDIAAGDVIQTGFHRPNLSLHVTPTQGGDERRELLLSRLRSRPRGPTIVYVTLQRTAEETADFLSGNGFAARAYHAGMEPEVRHQVQDWFMGSADAVVVATIAFGMGIDKSDIRSVYHCNLPKSLENYAQEIGRAGRDGKPSTCELLAAMEDVTVLENFTYGDTPTPEAVAGVLRHVLGQGETFDISIHELSGAHDVRPLVIETMMTYLELDGLLESTGPFYTEYKFQALRPLDEVIAGFDAPRAGFLRQVFAHAEPMKTWSRLKLDDIARKLGEPRQRIIAALNYLEEQEALKLQVTGVRQGYRLKRTDFDVDGLTRTMVERFNERESRDMRRLRQVLDFADHEGCRTRLLMDYFGEDLGGDCGHCGWCAGERPGKLPPSAVRPPGAREAAMLKPLRAEGHEALASARQLARFLCGISSPSATRARLTRHKLFGLLSDVPFEQVLTFVEGPP, encoded by the coding sequence ATGCGCTCCGCCTCCCAAGTGCTCCACTCCGTCTTCGGCTTCCCCGACTTTCGCGAGGGGCAGGAGGCGGTCGTCTCGCGGCTGCTGGAGTCCAGGTCCGTTCTCGCGGTCTTCCCCACCGGTGCTGGCAAGAGCCTCTGCTATCAGCTCCCAGCGCTGATGCTGGAGGGCGTCACGCTGGTCATCTCTCCGCTCATCGCGTTGATGAAGGATCAGATCGACTTCCTCACCCGGCGAGGCATCCCCGCCGCCCGGCTCGACTCGACGCTCGGGCCGGAGGAGATCCGCCAGCTCTATTCCGACCTGCGGGCGGGGACGCTCAAGCTGCTCTACGTCGCGCCAGAGCGCCTGGCGAATGAGCGTTTCCTGCAGACGCTCCGCCGCCTGCGCATCGCGATGCTCGCGGTGGACGAGGCCCACTGCATCAGCGAGTGGGGTCACAACTTCCGGCCCGATTACATGAAGCTCGCCTCGCTCGCGAGGACGCTGAAGGTGGAGCGGGTGCTGGCACTGACCGCGACCGCCACGCCCTCGGTTGCCCGGGACATCGCCGCCGCGTTCGACATCGCCGCCGGGGATGTCATCCAGACCGGCTTCCACCGGCCCAACCTCTCCTTGCACGTCACGCCCACCCAGGGAGGGGACGAGCGCCGGGAGCTGCTGCTGTCGCGCCTGCGCTCCCGCCCGCGCGGACCCACCATCGTCTACGTCACGCTGCAACGCACGGCGGAGGAGACGGCGGACTTCCTCTCCGGCAACGGCTTCGCCGCCAGGGCCTACCACGCCGGCATGGAGCCCGAGGTGCGGCACCAGGTGCAGGACTGGTTCATGGGCTCGGCCGACGCGGTGGTGGTCGCCACGATTGCCTTCGGCATGGGCATCGACAAGAGCGACATCCGGTCTGTCTACCACTGCAACCTGCCCAAGAGCCTGGAGAACTACGCCCAGGAGATCGGCCGCGCGGGCCGCGACGGCAAGCCCTCCACCTGCGAGCTGCTGGCGGCCATGGAAGACGTGACGGTGCTGGAGAACTTCACCTACGGAGACACGCCCACGCCCGAGGCCGTGGCCGGCGTGCTGCGGCATGTGCTCGGACAGGGAGAGACCTTCGACATCTCCATCCACGAGCTCTCCGGAGCCCACGACGTCCGTCCGCTGGTCATCGAGACGATGATGACCTACCTCGAGCTGGACGGCCTGCTCGAGTCCACCGGCCCGTTCTATACCGAGTACAAGTTCCAGGCCCTGCGGCCGCTCGACGAGGTCATCGCCGGCTTCGACGCCCCTCGTGCCGGATTCCTGCGGCAGGTGTTCGCCCATGCCGAGCCCATGAAGACCTGGTCGCGGCTGAAGCTCGACGACATCGCCCGGAAGCTGGGCGAGCCGCGCCAGCGCATCATCGCCGCGCTCAACTACCTCGAGGAGCAGGAGGCCCTGAAGCTCCAGGTCACGGGGGTACGCCAGGGCTACCGTCTGAAGCGCACCGACTTCGACGTCGACGGGCTCACCCGGACGATGGTGGAGCGGTTCAACGAGCGCGAGAGCCGGGACATGCGGAGGCTGCGGCAGGTCCTGGACTTCGCCGACCATGAAGGCTGCCGCACCCGCTTGCTGATGGACTACTTCGGCGAGGACCTGGGGGGCGACTGCGGTCACTGCGGCTGGTGCGCGGGCGAGCGCCCCGGCAAGTTGCCTCCCTCCGCCGTCAGACCGCCGGGAGCCCGGGAAGCCGCGATGCTGAAGCCCTTGCGCGCCGAGGGCCACGAGGCCCTCGCGTCCGCCCGGCAGCTGGCGAGATTCCTCTGTGGCATCAGCTCGCCGAGCGCCACCCGCGCCAGACTCACCCGACACAAGCTGTTCGGCCTGCTGTCGGACGTGCCGTTCGAGCAGGTGCTGACCTTCGTGGAAGGTCCGCCGTGA
- a CDS encoding ATP-binding response regulator, translated as MRDALQSLLPRRVVLEWVDTCEQALAEMELGHYDICLLDYRLGASTGLELLAQARGKGWQGPAILLTGAADDEVDYRAMEAGAADFLTKSQLTPELLERSIRYTLQHARMLEALRRSQASFRELIERLPDGICVLQGEQLVYANPALVRLVGWDSPNELVGRSVRELEESLFHPDDQARLTLEFREAQREGRPVPPCELRLLRKEGDIVPVEIAQLSVVFDGQPSLVRIVRNLTERKQMQARLMLSDRMASLGTLAAGIAHEINNPLSYVMTNLSHLEADVLPRLVASGGDQEEIRKLVSDAQVGLVRVRDIVRQLKMFSRAEEQARPEPVDVQRVLEGSIRMAWNELRHRARLVRDYSEPLLAEADEGRLGQVVLNLLVNAAHAIPEGSVERNEIRVVTRRHPGGVAIEVRDTGSGIPANLLEKVFEPFFTTKPVGVGTGLGLSICREIVTSVGGRMEVESTVGRGSTFRLILRAATAPLQAQRAPQEQVHEAPARGRILVVDDEPMIGMAVRRSLQRHHEVVTLTSAREALVRLQGGEHFDLILSDLMMPEMSGMDLHLELSYRLPELAERMVFMTGGAFTPDARAFMERIGNSRLEKPFSTQELQELVRTRLRGAGREGR; from the coding sequence GTGCGCGATGCCCTGCAGTCCCTCCTCCCGAGGCGGGTGGTGCTCGAGTGGGTGGACACCTGCGAGCAGGCGCTCGCGGAGATGGAGCTGGGGCATTACGACATCTGCCTGCTCGACTACCGCCTCGGCGCGAGCACGGGGCTGGAGCTGCTCGCTCAGGCCCGGGGCAAGGGGTGGCAGGGCCCGGCCATCCTGCTGACCGGCGCGGCGGACGACGAGGTCGACTACCGGGCGATGGAAGCCGGAGCCGCCGATTTCCTCACGAAGTCGCAGCTGACCCCGGAGCTGCTGGAGCGGTCGATCCGCTACACCCTGCAGCACGCGCGGATGCTGGAGGCGCTGCGCCGGTCGCAGGCCAGCTTCCGCGAGCTCATCGAGCGGCTGCCCGATGGCATCTGCGTGCTCCAGGGCGAGCAGCTCGTCTATGCCAACCCCGCGCTCGTCAGGCTGGTGGGGTGGGACTCCCCGAACGAGCTGGTGGGGCGCTCGGTGCGCGAGCTGGAGGAGAGTCTCTTCCACCCGGACGACCAGGCGCGCCTCACCCTCGAGTTCCGCGAGGCCCAGCGGGAAGGAAGGCCGGTTCCTCCGTGTGAGCTGCGCCTGCTACGCAAGGAGGGCGACATCGTTCCCGTGGAGATCGCCCAGCTCTCCGTGGTGTTCGATGGCCAGCCGAGCCTGGTGCGCATCGTGAGGAACCTGACCGAGCGCAAGCAGATGCAAGCCCGGCTGATGCTCTCCGACCGCATGGCATCGCTGGGAACACTCGCCGCGGGGATCGCTCATGAAATCAACAACCCGCTCTCCTACGTGATGACCAACCTCAGCCACCTGGAGGCGGACGTGCTCCCGCGCCTGGTGGCGTCCGGTGGTGACCAGGAGGAGATCCGCAAGCTGGTCTCCGATGCCCAGGTGGGCCTCGTTCGCGTGCGCGACATCGTCCGGCAATTGAAGATGTTCTCGCGAGCGGAGGAGCAGGCGCGGCCCGAGCCCGTGGACGTCCAGCGCGTGCTCGAGGGCTCCATCCGCATGGCCTGGAACGAGCTGCGGCACCGCGCGCGGCTGGTGCGGGACTACTCGGAGCCGCTCCTGGCCGAGGCGGACGAGGGCCGGCTGGGGCAGGTGGTCCTGAACCTGCTGGTGAACGCGGCGCACGCCATCCCGGAAGGAAGCGTGGAGCGGAACGAGATCCGCGTCGTCACGCGGCGCCATCCCGGGGGGGTGGCGATCGAAGTGCGCGATACGGGCTCGGGAATCCCGGCGAACCTGCTCGAGAAGGTGTTCGAGCCGTTCTTCACGACCAAACCCGTGGGCGTGGGGACGGGACTCGGCCTGTCCATCTGCCGTGAAATCGTGACCAGCGTCGGTGGACGCATGGAGGTGGAGAGCACGGTGGGACGGGGGAGCACCTTCCGGCTCATCCTGCGCGCCGCCACCGCGCCCCTCCAGGCCCAACGCGCTCCCCAGGAGCAGGTCCATGAGGCGCCCGCCCGGGGCCGTATCCTCGTCGTGGATGACGAGCCGATGATCGGCATGGCCGTGCGCCGCTCGCTTCAGCGCCACCACGAGGTCGTCACGCTGACGAGCGCGCGTGAAGCCCTCGTGCGGCTACAGGGCGGGGAGCACTTCGACCTCATCCTGAGCGATCTGATGATGCCGGAGATGAGCGGGATGGACCTGCACCTGGAGCTCTCATACCGCCTGCCCGAGCTGGCCGAGCGCATGGTGTTCATGACGGGGGGTGCCTTCACGCCCGATGCCCGCGCGTTCATGGAGCGCATCGGGAACTCCCGGCTCGAGAAGCCGTTCTCCACCCAGGAGCTCCAGGAGCTGGTACGGACACGGCTGCGCGGCGCGGGCAGGGAGGGCAGGTAG
- a CDS encoding sensor histidine kinase — MIARLVANEPHARCRIGEGTLAPLAAALNRLATQLERRGTDTSELFGVRALVEQSPNMMLACDTDSNIRFFNYTTPGSSPSETIGHSIYEYIRADDAERVRGIIQRVLETGEPTGYEAQSVPSSGTEWFLCRVGPIRNGGQIIGFTMIMTDISQLKRVQQRLEQSNRELESFASVASHDLQEPLRKIQTFGERLKTTTSATLGPEGSDYLERMMNAATRMRRLIEDLLSFSRVGSKGNPFVQTDLGRIAREVLEDLETAVERSGATVTLGELPTLEADPLQLRQLLQNLLSNALKFRREDVAPAISARGTIHEASGELELVVEDNGIGFDEKYLDRIFEVFQRLHGRGKYEGTGIGLAICRKIAERHGGHIGARSSPGHGATFIVTLPLRQSNPR, encoded by the coding sequence ATGATTGCCCGGCTCGTGGCCAATGAGCCCCATGCCCGGTGCCGTATCGGTGAGGGAACACTCGCGCCGCTGGCCGCGGCACTCAACCGTCTGGCCACCCAGCTCGAGCGACGCGGGACCGATACCTCCGAGCTTTTTGGCGTACGGGCGCTGGTCGAGCAGTCGCCGAACATGATGCTCGCGTGTGACACCGACTCGAACATCCGCTTCTTCAACTATACGACCCCGGGCTCCAGCCCCTCCGAGACGATCGGCCACTCCATCTATGAGTACATCCGCGCGGACGACGCCGAGCGGGTCCGCGGCATCATCCAGCGGGTGCTCGAGACCGGCGAGCCCACCGGCTACGAGGCCCAGTCCGTCCCGAGCAGCGGCACCGAGTGGTTCCTGTGCCGGGTGGGGCCCATCAGGAACGGCGGCCAGATCATCGGCTTCACGATGATCATGACGGACATCTCGCAGCTCAAGCGGGTGCAGCAACGGCTGGAGCAATCCAACCGCGAGCTGGAGAGCTTCGCCTCCGTGGCCTCACACGATCTGCAGGAGCCCCTGCGGAAGATCCAGACCTTCGGCGAGCGCTTGAAGACGACCACCTCCGCCACGCTGGGCCCCGAGGGGAGCGACTACCTCGAGCGCATGATGAATGCCGCGACCCGCATGCGCCGGTTGATCGAGGACCTGCTCTCCTTCTCCCGGGTGGGCTCGAAGGGCAATCCCTTCGTCCAGACGGACCTGGGGCGGATTGCTCGCGAGGTGCTGGAGGATCTCGAGACGGCCGTCGAACGGTCGGGCGCGACCGTGACGCTCGGCGAGCTGCCAACGCTCGAGGCGGATCCGCTGCAACTGCGGCAGTTGCTCCAGAACCTGCTGAGCAACGCCCTCAAGTTCCGCCGGGAAGACGTGGCGCCCGCCATCTCCGCCCGCGGCACGATTCACGAGGCGTCCGGCGAGCTCGAGCTGGTGGTGGAGGACAATGGCATCGGCTTCGACGAGAAATACCTCGACCGCATCTTCGAGGTGTTCCAGCGCCTGCACGGGCGCGGCAAGTACGAGGGCACGGGGATTGGCCTGGCCATCTGCCGCAAGATCGCCGAGCGGCACGGCGGGCACATTGGAGCGCGGAGCTCTCCCGGACACGGTGCGACCTTCATCGTCACGCTGCCACTCAGGCAGTCCAACCCCAGGTAG
- a CDS encoding response regulator yields the protein MEPSRKPVTILMADDDEDDREFARSAMRESRLANEFRCVEDGEDLLDYLYRRGRHANPKDSPRPGLILLDLNMPRKDGREALREIKSDPTLKHIPVVVLTTSKAEEDILRSYNLGANCFITKPVSFEGLVDVVKVLDQHWFQIVELPRPHVPDEA from the coding sequence ATGGAGCCATCACGCAAACCCGTCACCATCTTGATGGCGGATGACGATGAGGATGATCGGGAGTTCGCCCGTTCCGCGATGCGGGAGAGCCGGCTCGCCAACGAGTTCCGGTGCGTCGAGGACGGTGAGGATCTGCTCGATTACCTGTACCGCCGGGGCCGCCATGCCAACCCGAAGGATTCTCCACGGCCCGGGCTGATCCTCCTGGACCTGAACATGCCTCGCAAGGATGGCCGCGAGGCACTGCGGGAGATCAAATCCGACCCGACGCTCAAGCACATCCCCGTGGTCGTCCTGACCACCTCCAAGGCCGAGGAAGACATCCTGCGCAGCTACAACCTGGGAGCCAACTGTTTCATCACCAAGCCGGTCTCCTTCGAGGGGCTCGTCGATGTCGTCAAGGTGCTCGACCAACACTGGTTCCAGATCGTCGAACTCCCACGCCCCCACGTCCCTGACGAGGCCTGA